One segment of Anguilla anguilla isolate fAngAng1 chromosome 1, fAngAng1.pri, whole genome shotgun sequence DNA contains the following:
- the LOC118223156 gene encoding leucine-rich repeat-containing protein 3B-like — protein sequence MCLLLQSLVLMALCFHPASMCPKGCACVHGNGLNVTCSHAQLKEIPLDLPPDTALLWLDHNQVTTIPDQVFKELHLLRELNLSHNAIRTLGENAFKGVESTLLVLDLSHNRITTVQKSVFALLKARINMDNNPWHCDCTLQQVLKGMAYNHESASRLLCKSSELHDHGPPRPFLAIDADLCNLAKRTTDYAMLVTMFGWFTMVISYVVYYVRQNQEDARRHLEYLKSLPSKQKKSDEGDDISTVV from the coding sequence ATGTGTCTGCTGCTCCAAAGCCTGGTCCTCATGGCCCTGTGCTTTCACCCCGCCAGCATGTGCCCGAAGGGCTGCGCCTGTGTCCACGGCAACGGCCTCAACGTCACCTGCAGTCACGCCCAGCTGAAAGAGATACCCCTAGACCTGCCGCCGGACACCGCCCTGCTCTGGCTCGACCACAACCAGGTCACCACCATCCCGGACCAGGTCTTCAAGGAGCTGCACCTCCTGCGGGAGCTCAACCTGTCCCACAACGCCATCAGGACGCTGGGCGAGAACGCCTTCAAGGGCGTGGAGAGCACCCTGCTGGTGCTGGACCTGTCCCACAACAGGATCACCACCGTGCAGAAGAGCGTCTTTGCGCTGCTGAAAGCCCGGATCAACATGGACAACAACCCGTGGCACTGTGACTGCACGCTCCAGCAGGTGCTCAAGGGCATGGCGTACAACCACGAGTCTGCCAGCCGGCTGCTGTGCAAGAGCTCCGAGCTGCACGACCACGGGCCCCCGCGGCCCTTCCTAGCCATTGACGCCGACCTCTGCAACCTGGCCAAGCGCACAACTGACTACGCCATGCTGGTCACCATGTTCGGCTGGTTCACCATGGTCATCTCCTATGTGGTTTACTACGTGCGGCAGAACCAGGAGGATGCTCGCCGGCACCTGGAGTACCTGAAATCCCTCCCCAGTAAACAGAAGAAATCAGATGAGGGAGATGACATCAGTACTGTGGTATGA